In one window of Helianthus annuus cultivar XRQ/B chromosome 17, HanXRQr2.0-SUNRISE, whole genome shotgun sequence DNA:
- the LOC110921346 gene encoding NADP-dependent D-sorbitol-6-phosphate dehydrogenase, which yields MAITLNSGFKMPIIGLGVWRMEGKDIKDLLINAIKIGYRHFDCAADYQNEGEVGEALAEAFKTGLVKREDLFITTKLWNSDHGHVVEACKASLKKLQLDYLDLFLVHFPIATKHTGVGTTASALDEEGVLDIDTTISLETTWHAMEQTVSMGLVRSIGISNYDIFLTRDCLAYSKIKPAVNQIETHPYFQRDSLVNFCQKHGIAVTAHTPLGGSLANTEWFGSVSCLDDQDLKGLAEKYKKTVAQVVLRWGIQRNTIIIPKSSKQERLEENYKVFDFELTDEDMEFIKSKDRKYRTNNPAKFWGLDLYA from the exons ATGGCGATTACCCTTAACAGCGGATTCAAAATGCCGATAATCGGATTGGGCGTCTGGCGCATGGAGGGTAAAGATATCAAAGATCTCCTCATCAACGCCATCAAAATCGGCTATCGTCACTTCGATTGTGctg CTGACTACCAAAACGAAGGGGAGGTTGGGGAGGCACTAGCTGAGGCATTTAAGACAGGATTGGTGAAGAGGGAGGATCTTTTCATTACTACAAAG TTGTGGAACTCAGATCATGGACATGTTGTGGAGGCTTGCAAAGCCAGCTTGAAAAAGCTTCAACTAGACTATCTGGATCTCTTTCTTGTTCACTTTCCCATTGCAACAAAGCACACTG GAGTTGGTACAACTGCAAGTGCATTGGATGAAGAGGGCGTTTTGGATATTGACACCACAATTTCGTTGGAGACTACGTGGCATGCCATGGAACAAACCGTTTCCATGGGATTGGTTCGTAGCATTGGGATCAG CAACTATGACATTTTCTTGACCAGAGACTGCTTAGCTTACTCTAAAATAAAGCCAGCTGTAAACCAGATCGAAACGCATCCTTATTTCCAGCGCGACTCTCTTGTTAACTTCTGTCAGAAGCACGGAATTGCAGTTACAGCCCACACTCCCCTTGGTGGCTCATTGGCTAATACAGAGTGGTTCGGTTCCGTGTCTTGCTTAGATGACCAAGATCTCAAG GGCTTGGCTGAGAAGTACAAGAAAACCGTTGCGCAAGTGGTTCTGCGATGGGGCATACAACGAAACACCATAATCATCCCTAAATCATCGAAGCAAGAACGACTTGAAGAGAATTACAAAGTGTTTGACTTTGAGTTGACCGATGAGGATATGGAGTTCATCAAGAGCAAGGATCGGAAATACAGAACCAATAACCCTGCTAAGTTTTGGGGGCTCGATCTTTATGCTTAA